A single region of the Cronobacter condimenti 1330 genome encodes:
- a CDS encoding glucose/quinate/shikimate family membrane-bound PQQ-dependent dehydrogenase: MAETKKTQSRLLVILTALFAALSGLYLLVGGIWLVSIGGSWYYPIAGVGMLATAWLLWKRNAAALWLYAIILLGTMAWGIWEVGFDFWALTPRCDILVFFGVWLILPFVWRRLHTPSRAGVPALLVSLIITAGLLFWAGFNDPQEVNGTLSADSTPAAVNGSQDIPDGDWPAYGRNQEGQRYSPLKQINTDNVHQLKEAWVFRTGDLKLPNDPGEITNEVTPIKVGDTLFLCTAHQRLFAVDAATGKEKWHFDPQLNTNPTFQHVTCRGVSYHEATTANASPDVVADCPRRIILPVNDGRLFAVNADNGKLCESFANKGILNLQTNMPVTTPGMYEPTSPPIVTDKVIVIAGAVTDNFSTREPSGVIRGFDINTGKLLWAFDPGAKDPNAIPADEHHFSLNSPNSWAPASYDAKLDIVYLPMGVTTPDIWGGNRTPEQERYASAIVALNASTGKLVWSYQTVHHDLWDMDLPAQPTLADITVKGETVPVIYAPAKTGNIFVLDRRNGKLVVPAPEKPVPQGAAKGDYVTPTQPFSDLSFRPKKDLSGADMWGATMYDQLVCRVMFHSLRYEGIFTPPSEQGTLVFPGNLGMFEWGGLAVDPHRQVAIANPMALPFVSKLIPRGPGNPMEQPKDAQGTGSESGIQPQYGVPFGVTLNPFLSPFGLPCKQPAWGYISALDLKTNEVVWKKRIGTPRDSMPFPMPFPVPFNMGMPMLGGPITTGGNVLFIGATADNYLRAYNVTNGEKLWEARLPAGGQATPMTYEVNGKQYVVLSAGGHGSFGTKMGDYIVAYALPDDAK; encoded by the coding sequence ATGGCAGAAACAAAAAAGACACAATCACGACTTCTCGTGATTCTCACAGCCCTGTTCGCAGCATTATCAGGGCTGTATTTATTGGTTGGTGGTATATGGCTGGTATCAATTGGTGGTTCCTGGTATTACCCCATCGCCGGGGTAGGTATGCTGGCGACAGCATGGTTACTGTGGAAACGTAACGCCGCAGCACTGTGGCTCTACGCGATAATCTTGTTAGGTACGATGGCGTGGGGCATCTGGGAAGTCGGATTCGACTTCTGGGCGCTGACGCCGCGTTGCGACATTCTGGTGTTCTTCGGCGTATGGCTTATCTTGCCTTTCGTCTGGCGTCGCCTCCACACACCGTCGCGCGCAGGCGTACCGGCACTGCTGGTTTCGTTGATCATCACCGCCGGGCTGCTGTTCTGGGCAGGCTTTAATGATCCACAGGAAGTGAATGGCACCCTGAGCGCCGACAGCACGCCTGCCGCGGTGAACGGTAGCCAGGACATCCCTGACGGCGACTGGCCGGCTTATGGCCGCAACCAGGAAGGCCAGCGTTACTCGCCGCTCAAGCAGATCAACACCGATAACGTTCATCAGCTGAAAGAAGCCTGGGTGTTCCGCACAGGCGACCTGAAGCTGCCGAACGATCCGGGTGAAATCACTAACGAAGTAACGCCGATTAAAGTCGGTGACACCCTTTTCCTTTGCACCGCGCACCAGCGTCTTTTCGCTGTTGATGCCGCGACCGGTAAAGAGAAATGGCACTTCGATCCGCAGTTAAATACGAACCCGACGTTCCAGCACGTCACGTGCCGCGGCGTGTCTTATCACGAAGCGACCACGGCGAACGCCAGCCCGGACGTTGTCGCGGATTGCCCGCGTCGTATTATCCTGCCGGTGAACGACGGTCGTCTGTTTGCAGTGAATGCCGATAACGGCAAGCTGTGTGAAAGCTTCGCTAATAAAGGCATCCTGAACCTGCAGACCAACATGCCGGTGACGACGCCGGGCATGTATGAGCCGACTTCACCGCCCATCGTTACCGATAAAGTGATTGTTATAGCAGGCGCGGTGACGGATAACTTCTCCACCCGTGAGCCGTCTGGCGTCATCCGTGGTTTTGATATCAACACCGGTAAACTGCTGTGGGCCTTCGACCCGGGCGCGAAAGATCCTAACGCCATCCCGGCGGACGAGCATCACTTCTCGCTGAACTCCCCGAACTCCTGGGCACCAGCGTCTTATGATGCGAAACTCGACATAGTTTACCTGCCGATGGGCGTAACCACCCCGGATATCTGGGGCGGCAACCGCACACCGGAGCAGGAGCGTTATGCAAGTGCTATCGTCGCGCTGAATGCCTCGACCGGTAAGCTGGTATGGTCTTATCAGACCGTTCACCACGACCTGTGGGATATGGACCTCCCGGCGCAGCCGACCCTGGCCGACATTACCGTGAAAGGCGAAACCGTTCCGGTCATCTACGCGCCAGCGAAAACCGGCAACATCTTCGTGCTGGACCGCCGTAACGGCAAGCTGGTGGTTCCGGCACCGGAAAAACCAGTTCCGCAGGGTGCCGCGAAAGGCGACTACGTGACGCCGACGCAGCCGTTCTCTGATCTCTCTTTCCGTCCGAAGAAAGACCTGAGCGGCGCGGATATGTGGGGCGCCACGATGTATGACCAGCTGGTCTGCCGCGTGATGTTCCACAGCCTGCGTTATGAAGGCATCTTCACGCCGCCGTCTGAGCAGGGCACGCTGGTATTCCCGGGTAACCTTGGAATGTTTGAATGGGGCGGCCTGGCCGTTGACCCGCACCGTCAGGTAGCCATTGCTAACCCGATGGCGCTGCCGTTCGTCTCCAAACTTATCCCGCGTGGTCCGGGTAACCCGATGGAGCAGCCGAAAGACGCGCAGGGCACCGGCAGTGAATCCGGTATCCAGCCGCAGTACGGCGTGCCGTTCGGCGTCACCCTGAACCCGTTCCTCTCTCCGTTTGGTCTGCCGTGTAAGCAGCCGGCATGGGGTTATATCTCCGCGCTGGATCTGAAGACCAACGAAGTGGTGTGGAAAAAACGTATCGGTACGCCACGCGACAGCATGCCGTTCCCGATGCCGTTCCCGGTTCCGTTTAACATGGGTATGCCGATGTTGGGCGGTCCGATCACCACTGGCGGTAACGTGCTGTTCATCGGCGCGACCGCAGATAACTATCTGCGCGCGTACAACGTGACCAACGGCGAGAAGCTGTGGGAAGCCCGCCTGCCGGCTGGCGGCCAGGCGACGCCGATGACCTATGAAGTGAACGGCAAGCAGTATGTCGTGCTCTCCGCAGGCGGCCACGGCTCGTTCGGCACGAAGATGGGCGATTACATCGTCGCCTACGCTCTGCCGGATGACGCGAAGTAA
- the hpt gene encoding hypoxanthine phosphoribosyltransferase, giving the protein MKHTVEVMISEAEIKARVEELGRQITERYQDSGSEMVLVGLLRGSFMFMADLCRQVHVAHEVDFMTASSYGSGMSSTRDVKILKDLDEDIRGKDVLIVEDIIDSGNTLSKVREILSLREPKSLAICTLLDKPSRREVNVDVEFVGFSIPDKFVVGYGIDYAQRYRHLPYIGNVVMLDE; this is encoded by the coding sequence ATGAAACATACGGTTGAAGTAATGATTTCCGAGGCGGAAATCAAGGCGCGCGTAGAAGAACTGGGTCGTCAGATTACTGAGCGCTATCAGGACAGCGGCAGCGAAATGGTGCTGGTGGGGCTGCTGCGCGGCTCATTTATGTTCATGGCGGACCTGTGCCGTCAGGTGCATGTGGCGCATGAAGTTGATTTTATGACCGCCTCCAGCTACGGCAGCGGCATGTCCTCCACGCGCGATGTCAAAATCCTCAAAGACCTGGATGAAGATATTCGCGGTAAGGATGTGCTGATCGTTGAAGACATTATCGATTCTGGCAATACGCTCTCCAAAGTGCGCGAGATCCTGAGCCTGCGTGAGCCGAAATCGCTCGCTATCTGTACGCTTCTGGATAAACCGTCACGCCGTGAAGTGAACGTGGACGTGGAGTTTGTTGGCTTCTCTATCCCGGACAAATTCGTGGTGGGCTACGGCATCGATTATGCCCAGCGCTATCGCCATCTGCCTTATATCGGCAACGTGGTGATGCTGGACGAGTAA
- the can gene encoding carbonate dehydratase, which translates to MKDISTLISNNELWSKMLVEEDPGFFERLAQAQKPRFLWIGCSDSRVPAERLTGLEPGEIFVHRNVANLVIHTDLNCLSVVQYAVDVLEVEHIIICGHYGCGGVQAAVENPELGLINNWLLHIRDIWFKHSSLLGELPQEKRLDTLCELNVMEQVYNLGHSTIMQSAWKRGQKVTIHGWAYGIHDGRLRDLDVTATSRETLEQRYRNGVCNIQKTHASHK; encoded by the coding sequence ATGAAAGATATCAGCACACTTATTAGTAATAACGAACTCTGGTCAAAAATGCTGGTGGAAGAAGACCCTGGCTTTTTTGAACGTCTGGCACAGGCGCAGAAACCGCGCTTCCTGTGGATTGGTTGTTCCGACAGCCGCGTACCGGCTGAACGCCTTACTGGCCTTGAGCCGGGCGAGATTTTCGTCCACCGCAACGTGGCGAACCTCGTCATCCACACCGACCTCAACTGCCTCTCCGTAGTGCAGTACGCCGTCGACGTGCTGGAAGTGGAACATATCATCATCTGCGGTCACTACGGCTGCGGCGGTGTACAGGCGGCGGTGGAAAACCCGGAGCTTGGCCTTATCAACAACTGGCTGCTGCATATCCGCGACATCTGGTTTAAACATAGCTCTCTGCTGGGCGAACTGCCGCAGGAGAAGCGCCTCGACACGCTGTGCGAGCTGAACGTGATGGAGCAGGTTTATAACCTCGGCCATTCCACCATCATGCAGTCTGCCTGGAAACGCGGTCAGAAAGTGACCATCCACGGCTGGGCTTACGGCATCCACGACGGTCGCCTGCGTGACCTGGACGTGACCGCGACCAGCCGCGAAACGCTGGAGCAGCGCTACCGCAACGGCGTATGCAACATCCAGAAAACGCACGCCAGCCATAAATAA
- a CDS encoding ABC transporter ATP-binding protein, whose amino-acid sequence MTIALELEQLKKTYPGGVQALRGIDLKVEAGDFYALLGPNGAGKSTTIGIISSLVNKTSGRIRVFGYDLERDVVNAKRQLGLVPQEFNFNPFETVQQIVVNQAGYYGVERREAVERSEKYLKQLDLWEKRNERARMLSGGMKRRLMIARALMHEPKLLILDEPTAGVDIELRRSMWGFLKDLNDKGTTIILTTHYLEEAEMLCRNIGIIQRGELVENTSMKSLLSKLKSETFILDLAAKSPLPKLDGYQYRLVDTSTLEVEVLREQGINSVFNQLTAQGVQVLSMRNKANRLEELFVTLVNEKQGERA is encoded by the coding sequence ATGACAATTGCACTGGAGCTGGAGCAGCTTAAAAAAACCTATCCCGGCGGCGTACAGGCGCTGCGCGGCATTGATTTAAAAGTGGAAGCGGGGGATTTCTACGCTCTGCTTGGCCCAAATGGCGCGGGAAAATCGACCACCATCGGCATCATTAGTTCGCTGGTCAATAAAACCTCGGGACGTATCCGTGTCTTTGGCTACGACCTGGAGCGCGATGTGGTCAACGCCAAACGCCAGTTAGGCCTGGTGCCGCAGGAGTTTAATTTCAACCCCTTTGAGACCGTACAGCAGATAGTCGTAAACCAGGCGGGTTATTACGGCGTCGAGCGCCGCGAAGCGGTAGAACGCAGCGAAAAGTATTTAAAGCAGCTCGATCTGTGGGAAAAACGTAATGAACGTGCGCGTATGCTTTCAGGCGGCATGAAGCGTCGTCTGATGATCGCGCGCGCGCTGATGCATGAGCCAAAATTGCTCATCCTCGATGAGCCAACGGCGGGCGTGGATATCGAACTGCGCCGTTCTATGTGGGGCTTTTTGAAAGATCTGAACGATAAAGGCACGACGATTATTCTCACCACGCATTACCTCGAAGAAGCGGAAATGCTGTGCCGTAATATTGGCATCATCCAGCGCGGTGAACTGGTGGAAAACACGTCGATGAAATCGCTGCTCTCCAAGCTTAAATCAGAGACGTTTATCCTCGATCTTGCCGCGAAAAGCCCGCTGCCGAAGCTTGATGGCTATCAGTATCGGCTGGTAGATACGTCGACACTGGAAGTAGAAGTGCTGCGCGAGCAGGGGATTAACAGCGTGTTTAACCAACTGACCGCGCAGGGCGTGCAGGTGCTGAGTATGCGCAACAAAGCGAACCGTCTTGAAGAGCTGTTCGTGACGCTGGTGAATGAAAAACAAGGAGAGCGCGCATGA
- a CDS encoding ABC transporter permease, with product MMQLYWVALKSIWAKEVNRFARIWVQTLVPPVITMTLYFIIFGNLIGSRIGEMHGFSYMQFIVPGLIMMAVITNSYANVASSFFSAKFQRNIEELLVAPVPTHVIIAGYVGGGVARGLCVGVLVTAVSLFFVPFQVHSWLFVGLTLLMTAILFSLAGLLNAVFAKTFDDISLIPTFVLTPLTYLGGVFYSLTLLPPFWQALSHLNPIVYMISGFRFGFLGISDVPLLFTVAVLACFIIAFYLLCWYLISRGRGLRS from the coding sequence ATGATGCAGCTTTACTGGGTCGCCCTGAAAAGTATCTGGGCGAAAGAGGTGAACCGTTTTGCCCGCATCTGGGTGCAGACCCTGGTGCCGCCGGTTATCACCATGACCCTCTATTTTATTATCTTCGGTAATCTTATTGGCTCACGTATCGGTGAAATGCATGGCTTTAGCTATATGCAGTTTATCGTGCCGGGCCTCATCATGATGGCCGTTATCACCAACTCCTATGCCAATGTGGCCTCGTCATTCTTCAGCGCGAAGTTCCAGCGCAACATCGAAGAGTTGCTGGTAGCACCTGTGCCGACGCATGTGATCATTGCCGGTTACGTCGGCGGCGGCGTGGCGCGCGGGCTGTGCGTGGGCGTACTGGTAACGGCGGTGTCGCTGTTTTTCGTGCCGTTTCAGGTGCACTCCTGGCTGTTTGTCGGGCTGACGCTGTTAATGACGGCTATCCTGTTCTCGCTTGCCGGGCTGCTGAACGCCGTATTTGCCAAAACGTTCGATGACATCAGCCTGATCCCGACCTTTGTGCTGACGCCGCTGACTTATCTCGGCGGGGTGTTTTATTCGCTGACGCTGCTGCCGCCGTTCTGGCAGGCGCTGTCGCACTTAAACCCTATCGTCTACATGATTAGCGGTTTCCGCTTTGGTTTCCTTGGGATTTCCGACGTGCCGCTGTTGTTTACCGTCGCGGTACTGGCGTGCTTTATCATCGCGTTTTATCTGCTGTGCTGGTATCTCATCAGCCGCGGACGCGGCCTGCGTTCCTGA
- a CDS encoding PTS sugar transporter subunit IIA, which yields MLGWVIACHDYVARDYAQQLEARFGALPLCRTVDYWTGLSTNMLSRMMCDALWHADGGDGVIFLTDTPGGAPYRVAALMSHKHPHSEVIAGISLPLLVQMYPQRASLDSATFRDAMVKAGGESVTSLWHQQQKNPPFVLLHDK from the coding sequence ATGTTAGGTTGGGTCATTGCTTGTCACGATTACGTCGCACGCGATTATGCGCAGCAGCTGGAAGCCCGCTTTGGCGCACTGCCGCTGTGCCGGACGGTCGATTACTGGACGGGGCTTAGCACCAATATGCTAAGCCGCATGATGTGCGACGCGCTCTGGCATGCCGATGGCGGTGATGGCGTGATTTTCCTGACCGACACGCCCGGCGGTGCGCCGTATCGCGTGGCGGCGCTGATGAGCCATAAACACCCGCACAGCGAAGTGATTGCCGGGATTTCCCTACCGTTGCTGGTGCAGATGTATCCGCAGCGCGCCTCGCTGGATAGCGCAACCTTCCGCGATGCCATGGTGAAAGCTGGCGGTGAAAGTGTGACCAGCCTCTGGCATCAGCAACAAAAGAATCCACCCTTTGTGTTATTGCACGATAAATAA
- a CDS encoding polysaccharide deacetylase family protein — translation MLNRLFFSLLLMVASVAQASLLDGEHLPAQYMQTTEDAAIWAKVGDNVQTVGTIREGQLLAVVPIAADYYEFRFGFGTGFIDKAHLTDVQGDNRVRDSLGDLNKPLSNQNLLTWRDVTVYNEPDVNSAPLGTLAENLRYPIVGKLKDRLNQTWFQIRIGNRLGYISSLDAQEDNGIPVLTYHHILHDEENTRFRHTSTTTSVRAFSNQMTWLRDQGYATLSLYDLDGYVHNRVNLPARAVVITFDDGLKSVYRYAYPVLKAYGFKATAFIISSRIKRQPQRWDPKSLQFMSVAELKAIQDVFDIQSHTHFLHRTDAAHHPILLSRTYHNILFDYKRSRRALAQFNPHVLFLSYPFGGYDDKAVKAAGDAGFHLAVTTVKGKVKPGDNPFLLKRLYILRTDSLETMAKIISNQPQG, via the coding sequence ATGCTAAATCGTCTCTTTTTTTCTCTGCTGCTTATGGTGGCAAGCGTCGCGCAGGCGAGCCTGCTTGATGGCGAACACCTGCCCGCGCAATATATGCAAACCACGGAAGATGCCGCTATCTGGGCGAAGGTGGGCGATAACGTGCAAACGGTTGGCACTATCCGTGAAGGACAGTTGCTCGCCGTGGTGCCGATTGCCGCCGATTATTATGAATTCCGCTTTGGTTTTGGTACCGGGTTTATTGATAAAGCGCACCTGACCGATGTGCAGGGCGATAACCGGGTCAGGGACAGTCTGGGTGATCTGAATAAGCCGCTCAGCAACCAGAACCTGCTGACCTGGCGGGATGTGACGGTCTATAACGAGCCGGATGTAAACAGCGCGCCGCTGGGCACGCTTGCCGAAAACCTGCGTTACCCGATTGTCGGCAAGCTGAAAGACCGACTGAACCAGACCTGGTTTCAGATCCGCATCGGCAATCGACTGGGGTATATCAGCAGTCTGGACGCGCAGGAGGATAACGGCATTCCGGTGCTGACGTACCATCACATCCTGCATGACGAAGAGAACACGCGGTTTCGCCACACATCCACTACCACCTCGGTACGTGCGTTCAGCAATCAGATGACGTGGCTGCGCGATCAGGGCTACGCGACCTTAAGCCTCTACGATCTTGACGGCTACGTGCATAACCGCGTCAATTTGCCCGCGCGAGCGGTAGTGATCACGTTCGACGACGGCCTGAAGTCGGTCTATCGCTACGCGTACCCGGTGTTGAAAGCGTACGGTTTTAAGGCTACGGCATTTATTATTTCATCGCGCATTAAGCGCCAGCCGCAGCGCTGGGATCCTAAATCGCTGCAATTTATGAGTGTCGCGGAGTTAAAGGCGATTCAGGATGTGTTTGATATCCAGTCGCACACGCATTTCCTGCACCGTACCGACGCCGCGCACCACCCGATTTTGTTAAGCCGCACGTATCACAACATTCTGTTTGACTACAAACGCTCACGCCGCGCGCTGGCGCAGTTCAACCCGCATGTGCTGTTTCTCTCGTATCCGTTCGGTGGGTACGACGATAAAGCAGTAAAAGCGGCGGGCGACGCCGGGTTTCATCTGGCGGTGACGACGGTGAAAGGTAAAGTGAAGCCGGGCGATAATCCGTTCCTGCTAAAACGGCTCTATATTCTGCGTACCGATTCGCTGGAGACCATGGCGAAAATCATCAGTAACCAGCCGCAGGGATAA
- the panD gene encoding aspartate 1-decarboxylase produces MIRTMLQGKLHRVKVTQADLHYEGSCAIDQNFLEAAGILEYEAIDIYNVTNGKRFSTYAIAGERGSKIISVNGAAAHCADVGDILIIASYVTMPDEQARSWQPKVAYFDGDNEMKRTAKAVPVQVA; encoded by the coding sequence ATGATTCGCACCATGCTGCAGGGCAAACTGCACCGCGTTAAAGTTACTCAGGCGGACCTGCATTATGAAGGCTCCTGCGCCATCGATCAGAATTTCCTCGAGGCCGCAGGCATTCTGGAATATGAAGCCATTGATATTTACAACGTGACCAACGGGAAACGTTTTTCGACTTACGCCATCGCTGGCGAGCGCGGCTCGAAAATCATTTCGGTCAACGGTGCAGCGGCCCACTGCGCCGATGTTGGCGATATCCTGATTATCGCAAGCTATGTGACCATGCCGGATGAGCAGGCGCGCAGCTGGCAGCCGAAAGTCGCTTATTTCGACGGCGACAACGAGATGAAACGCACCGCCAAAGCGGTGCCGGTACAGGTGGCGTAA
- the panC gene encoding pantoate--beta-alanine ligase: MLIIETLPLLRQHIRRLRMEGKRIALVPTMGNLHDGHMKLVDEAKTHADAVVVSIFVNPMQFDRADDLARYPRTLQEDCEKLKKRGADIVFAPTPEEVYPQGMGEQTFVDVPGISTILEGASRPGHFRGVSTVVSKLFNLVQPDVACFGEKDYQQLALIRKMVADMGYDIDIIGVPTVRAKDGLALSSRNGYLTSDQRKIAPGLSKVMNAMAEKLRAGDRDLDGIIAAAAQALSEKGFRPDDLQIRDADTLLALNPGSQRAVILMAAWLGQARLIDNQTVELAQ, encoded by the coding sequence GTGTTGATTATTGAAACCTTACCGCTGCTGCGCCAGCATATCCGTCGCCTGCGCATGGAAGGCAAACGCATCGCACTGGTACCGACGATGGGTAACCTGCATGACGGCCATATGAAACTGGTGGATGAGGCGAAAACCCATGCCGATGCGGTGGTGGTAAGCATTTTCGTTAATCCGATGCAGTTTGACCGCGCCGACGATCTTGCGCGCTACCCGCGCACGCTTCAGGAAGATTGTGAAAAACTGAAAAAACGCGGCGCGGATATTGTCTTCGCCCCGACGCCGGAAGAAGTCTACCCGCAGGGCATGGGTGAGCAGACGTTCGTCGATGTACCCGGCATTTCAACTATCCTCGAAGGCGCGAGCCGTCCGGGGCATTTTCGCGGCGTATCGACAGTCGTCAGCAAGCTTTTTAACCTGGTTCAGCCGGACGTGGCTTGCTTCGGTGAAAAGGATTATCAACAGCTCGCGCTGATCCGCAAAATGGTCGCCGATATGGGCTATGACATCGATATCATCGGCGTGCCGACGGTGCGTGCCAAAGACGGTCTGGCGCTCAGCTCGCGTAACGGCTATCTCACCAGTGATCAGCGCAAAATCGCGCCGGGCCTGAGCAAAGTAATGAATGCCATGGCAGAGAAATTACGCGCAGGCGATCGCGATCTGGACGGTATTATCGCGGCGGCGGCGCAGGCGCTTAGCGAGAAAGGCTTTCGCCCGGACGACCTGCAAATCCGTGATGCCGACACGCTGCTGGCACTCAATCCGGGCAGTCAGCGCGCCGTGATCCTGATGGCGGCATGGCTTGGTCAGGCGCGTTTAATCGACAACCAGACCGTGGAATTAGCCCAGTAG
- a CDS encoding fimbrial protein yields the protein MKKVAGMLILSSLFISQAWAQVSVNDTAAQLHLMGTLKSGDETSCAVGLSQSTINFNTSTDDIKEQNKINTGGIQLMLSVSNTDYCRYQIENNHIVFKFTGQKDNASGTVLANNSTSEGAAKGVGVATYNNAGIPVDINTGTLKATLPLTPFKLDIVKLKDQDVVPGDYQGTMTIEIQRL from the coding sequence ATGAAAAAAGTAGCTGGGATGCTAATCTTATCATCCTTGTTTATCTCTCAGGCATGGGCGCAGGTAAGCGTCAATGATACCGCAGCGCAACTCCATCTCATGGGCACGCTGAAGAGCGGCGATGAGACATCCTGCGCGGTGGGATTAAGCCAAAGCACCATTAATTTTAATACCAGTACGGATGATATTAAGGAACAAAATAAAATTAACACGGGCGGCATACAGCTCATGCTTTCGGTAAGCAATACGGACTACTGTCGTTATCAGATCGAAAACAACCATATTGTTTTTAAATTCACTGGCCAGAAAGATAATGCCAGCGGCACCGTGCTTGCGAATAACAGCACCAGCGAAGGTGCGGCTAAAGGCGTTGGCGTTGCAACGTATAACAACGCTGGCATCCCTGTTGATATTAATACCGGCACGCTGAAGGCCACGCTGCCGCTCACGCCATTTAAACTGGATATCGTTAAGCTTAAAGATCAGGACGTTGTACCTGGCGATTATCAGGGAACCATGACGATTGAAATTCAGCGTCTGTAA
- the panB gene encoding 3-methyl-2-oxobutanoate hydroxymethyltransferase, producing the protein MKPTTISQLRRLKESGKKFATITAYDFSFAKLFEEEGIGVMLVGDSLGMTVQGHDSTLPVTVDDIAYHTRAVRRGAPHCLLLADLPFMAYPTPEQAFENSAAVMRAGANMVKIEGGRWLADTVRMLTERAVPVCGHLGLTPQSVNIFGGYKVQGRDEAAAQTLLDDALALEVAGAQLLVLECVPVALAQRITSALSIPVIGIGAGNVTDGQILVMHDAFGITGGHIPKFAKNFLAQAGDMRAAVREYIAEVESGVYPGAEHSFN; encoded by the coding sequence ATGAAACCGACCACTATTTCTCAATTGCGACGCCTGAAGGAATCCGGCAAAAAGTTCGCCACCATTACCGCCTACGATTTCAGCTTTGCGAAACTCTTTGAAGAAGAAGGGATTGGCGTCATGCTGGTCGGCGATTCGCTGGGGATGACGGTACAGGGGCACGACTCTACCCTGCCGGTGACCGTGGACGATATCGCCTACCATACCCGTGCCGTTCGCCGTGGCGCACCGCACTGTCTGCTGCTCGCAGACCTGCCGTTTATGGCCTACCCCACGCCAGAACAGGCGTTTGAAAACAGCGCCGCCGTGATGCGCGCAGGCGCGAATATGGTAAAAATTGAGGGTGGCCGCTGGCTTGCTGACACGGTACGCATGCTGACCGAGCGCGCCGTGCCGGTGTGTGGCCATCTGGGCCTGACGCCGCAGTCGGTGAATATTTTCGGTGGCTATAAAGTGCAGGGTCGCGATGAAGCCGCGGCCCAGACGCTGCTGGACGACGCGTTAGCGCTGGAGGTCGCAGGCGCGCAACTGCTGGTGCTGGAATGCGTGCCGGTCGCACTGGCGCAGCGCATTACCAGCGCGCTTTCGATTCCGGTTATCGGCATTGGCGCAGGCAACGTGACGGACGGGCAGATTCTGGTGATGCATGACGCCTTCGGCATCACTGGCGGCCATATCCCCAAATTTGCCAAAAACTTTCTGGCGCAAGCGGGTGATATGCGTGCGGCGGTACGTGAGTATATTGCAGAAGTGGAGTCCGGCGTTTATCCGGGAGCTGAGCATAGTTTCAATTAA
- the folK gene encoding 2-amino-4-hydroxy-6-hydroxymethyldihydropteridine diphosphokinase, with protein sequence MTRVYIALGSNLAEPLSQVNDALAALARIPQSRVVATSSLYRTPPLGPQDQPDYLNAAVELETSLTPEALLDNTQRIELQQGRVRKAERWGPRTLDLDILLFGNETINTPRLTVPHYDMKNRAFMLLPLAEIAPALRFPDGERVADVLERLDCSAIRHW encoded by the coding sequence GTGACGCGAGTGTATATCGCGCTCGGCAGTAATCTTGCCGAGCCGCTTTCACAGGTCAATGACGCGCTGGCTGCGCTCGCGCGCATTCCGCAAAGCCGTGTGGTCGCCACGTCCTCGCTCTACCGCACGCCGCCGCTGGGCCCGCAGGATCAGCCTGATTACCTCAACGCCGCCGTCGAGCTGGAAACCTCGCTCACGCCGGAGGCATTGCTGGATAATACGCAGCGCATTGAACTGCAACAGGGGCGCGTGCGTAAAGCGGAGCGCTGGGGGCCGCGCACGCTCGATCTCGATATCCTGCTGTTTGGCAACGAGACGATAAACACGCCGCGCCTGACGGTTCCTCACTACGACATGAAAAACCGCGCTTTTATGCTGCTGCCGCTTGCAGAGATAGCGCCCGCGCTGCGTTTCCCGGATGGCGAACGCGTGGCGGATGTGCTTGAACGCCTTGATTGTTCAGCAATTCGCCACTGGTAA